In Sphaerospermopsis torques-reginae ITEP-024, the genomic window TAGTCAATACAAGTGAGGAGTTAGAAATTAATATAACTCCTAACTCCTCATTGATCACGTCTAGCTAAAGATATATTACAAAGTGTAAATTTAGTAAGCGTGTCATAATGTATGATATAGATTAAAATTGTAATTCTATTTTTTATTACAAATGGCAATATTCTTGACCCCAACTTAAACTATTAAAATTTGAATTAATATCTTCAACACATTGAAAGAAATCAACTTCTTTGCTTGGCAAAATTCCAATAGTATACAATTCACCGCTATTACTTCTGCCAAATGTAATTGCGCTAATGGAAGGACATTTTTTAATTATTCTACGAGATATTGTTCTTATTAATTGAGGTGAATTGAAAATTGAATCAACAGAACTTCCAGACATAGATATTAAATAATAATAGGGTCTATTTTGTGGTGATGTTCCATAAGTATCTTTTGCTTTTTTTAGCTCAATGCTCAAAAATAAATCTCGTTGATCTTGTAAGTCTTTCATGGAGTTAAATACTACATCTTCACAGCTACTTTCATCGCTGTTTTCTGTTATTTCTGGTTGCAATGCAGGTGTTAGTGTATCGAAAGATTCTACACCTGAACCCGTATTTATAGGAGTAAGAGGTACAACTGGAATTGGGATCGAATTATAATTAGGAATATTATATTTAATTGATGGCGTAGGTGGTAACGGCGTTATCAACGGATCGTAATAAATACTTCTAGACCTCGGATTACTTCTATAGTGTGGTCTAACGTATGTGCCGTTTCTACGGTAATATCCACGAACATATCCAGCATAAGATGGAAACTCAATTAAACTTGAGAAAATGGAGCTTAGTGCTAATATAAATAGAATTCTACGTAACATTTGTTTTTCTTAGATTAGTTTTTCAATGGGGCATTTTTTCCAACATATCCTCGACTTCTTCTTTGAAGAGTCGAGGATATCTACTGAAATAACTGTTAAATTCCTGCGTGTCCTAATGCTAAACCTGTGACTAACATTCCGAATACTAGAAAAGGTTGGGCGCTGGCTTGGTATTTTACATCATTTGCTATAGGATCACGTAAAAAATACATATCCTGAAAAGTGATTTGGGGAATGATTAATAATACCAAAATTGCGGCGTACAAGTTCTCATGAATGCTGACGAGATAACCTGCAACTAAACCTTGAAATAAGTCAATCATGACTACACAAATTAAGGCGGCAGTTTGGACACCAAACATGACTGGTAGGGATTTTAAACCTAATTGGCGATCGCCTTCTACACTTTTGAAATCATTAACAACAGCAATTCCCAAACCTGCCAAACTATAAAATAAGGTGAGAACTACAATTGTCCAATTTAACTCACCAAATAAAGCATGACCCGCCCACCAAGGTAATGCAATATAACTTGCACCTAAAGCATAATTTCCTAACCAACCATTTTGTTTTAATTTTAATGGTGGTGCTGAATAAATGTAGGCAATAAAAGAACCAAAAACCGACAATCCTAAAATATTAGGAAATGGATGACCTGCCCATAAATCTAAAGTGTAGGCTACACCATATCCTAATAATAGTAAAAGCACAAATTGGGTAACTACTTGCTTTTCAGAAATTGCCCCTGAAGGAATAGGTCGGTAAGGTTCATTAATTGCGTCAATTTCCCGATCATAATAATCATTAATGGTTTGGGTATAACCAGTTAACAATGGTCCAGAAAGCAACATACACAAAGCTGCTTTTAAGACATTTTCTAAACTCCAGGTATAATTCCCTGAAGATGCTGCACCACAAACTACACCCCAAATTAAAGGAATCCAGGTGATAGGTTTCATCAACTGTAAACGAATTTTCCAGATTGATGTTTCTCCTGGTGCTGCACCTTTCATTCCCAGAAGTTGGCGAGTTTTCGCACTACGATCTTCTGTATTTGTAGCTTCCTGATTTACAGATTCTACAACTTCAGTTGGTTGAGGATTTTGATTTATGGGAGTTGATTCAGACATAATAATCTAATGGGTAATTGGTGATTGGTGATTGGTAAACAAGGGAACAGGGAACAGGGAACAGGGAACAGGGATTTTTTCACTATTTCCTGATTTCCTACTGTCACCTGTCACCTGTCACCTGTCACCTCTAAAACCTAAAAAGAAATTATCAAATAACTATTTTGAAACTTTGCCCCGGTAACAGGTTTACCACTGAGGGCAGGGGGTAAGAAGATATTACGGCGATGATCTCCGGCTTCTATTGTGACTTCTGGACCAGATTGAGTGAGTTTGACTTGTTTTTTGTCAAAACCTGGTAAAAATAGCCGTACTTGGCGATTATGTACGTCTATTTCTATGGGTTTGGGTGCTTGTAATGCTTGTTCGACAAAGTTAGGTAAAGCATCTATCAAAAGTTGCCATTCACCCTTAGATACATCAGGAACAGTGCTGATAGGTAGGGGCGAAAATTCTGCTGATAGATTGGTATTTTGATCAGCAGACACTAAAATTGCGCCACCAATAGTTAAACCAATTTGTTGGGCAGTACCCCAAAGATAACGGGAACTAGCCACATCTATGGGATCTGGAGTTGTGATTAAAAATGCGGCAACTCGCTGAGGATCAGCTAAAGCTGCTTTACCTTGATCGAGAAAATTATTAACTTGGTTAGTGGGTAGGGAGAAGTTATCAGCCGTCCAGTTAACATTAAA contains:
- the chlG gene encoding chlorophyll synthase ChlG, which codes for MSESTPINQNPQPTEVVESVNQEATNTEDRSAKTRQLLGMKGAAPGETSIWKIRLQLMKPITWIPLIWGVVCGAASSGNYTWSLENVLKAALCMLLSGPLLTGYTQTINDYYDREIDAINEPYRPIPSGAISEKQVVTQFVLLLLLGYGVAYTLDLWAGHPFPNILGLSVFGSFIAYIYSAPPLKLKQNGWLGNYALGASYIALPWWAGHALFGELNWTIVVLTLFYSLAGLGIAVVNDFKSVEGDRQLGLKSLPVMFGVQTAALICVVMIDLFQGLVAGYLVSIHENLYAAILVLLIIPQITFQDMYFLRDPIANDVKYQASAQPFLVFGMLVTGLALGHAGI
- a CDS encoding Get3/ArsA fold putative tail anchor-mediating ATPase NosAFP, whose translation is MALILTFLGKNGIARSKIAIAAAKLLASQGKRVLLAGLAEPTLPILLETTLSPDPQEIAPNLQAVQFQASVLLERNWEEVKKLEAQYLRTPILKEVYGQELVVLPGMDNALALNAIREYDASGKYDAIIYDGAGDAATLRMLGMPESLSWYVRRFRQLFVNSDLGKAISESPLIQPLITSLFNVNWTADNFSLPTNQVNNFLDQGKAALADPQRVAAFLITTPDPIDVASSRYLWGTAQQIGLTIGGAILVSADQNTNLSAEFSPLPISTVPDVSKGEWQLLIDALPNFVEQALQAPKPIEIDVHNRQVRLFLPGFDKKQVKLTQSGPEVTIEAGDHRRNIFLPPALSGKPVTGAKFQNSYLIISF